The Lysinibacillus pakistanensis genome includes a window with the following:
- a CDS encoding SEC-C domain-containing protein, producing the protein MVKRNDPCPCGSGKKYKKCCEGKQQVTVETVAIEELERVLQTFYMEYPERKDVRAYIEHVGTWQPKLESVLQRELIEAVALDDFFFHQEPSIWKGYLKKTKKKTVRPSTLKVLENWSQPHLFIGSVSTVEEKYFKAIHVLTNEEIYIRRENDKPIPEGMHVFAFLLPDGTKKSEHYLAVSTLIFFPQDHAKVFEKFKESFEGSEKKVGTFLKEKHLSFWELLVSNGYKGEEFTNFESNVLTQVKDFLEQNDRETSPMLELLEDYLIEGQPSARKEAAIAAGAIRYGQEKALFESLSLTVKEIAATFDISASSLTKYYQDLSNYAATK; encoded by the coding sequence ATGGTAAAACGTAATGATCCATGCCCATGTGGTAGCGGCAAAAAATACAAAAAATGTTGCGAAGGTAAACAGCAGGTAACAGTTGAAACTGTAGCAATTGAAGAATTAGAGCGTGTGCTGCAAACATTTTACATGGAATATCCAGAGCGTAAAGATGTTCGTGCCTATATAGAGCATGTAGGAACATGGCAGCCTAAATTAGAGAGCGTGTTACAAAGAGAACTGATTGAGGCAGTTGCGTTAGATGACTTCTTCTTCCATCAAGAGCCATCTATTTGGAAAGGCTATTTAAAGAAAACAAAGAAAAAAACGGTCAGACCTTCTACTTTAAAGGTTTTAGAAAACTGGTCACAGCCTCATTTATTTATTGGATCTGTCTCCACTGTAGAAGAGAAATATTTCAAGGCTATCCATGTGCTCACAAATGAAGAAATTTATATTCGTCGAGAAAACGACAAGCCAATTCCTGAAGGCATGCATGTTTTTGCCTTCCTCTTACCAGATGGAACAAAAAAATCAGAGCATTATTTAGCTGTTTCAACACTGATTTTCTTCCCTCAAGATCATGCAAAAGTATTTGAGAAATTTAAGGAATCCTTTGAGGGCTCAGAGAAAAAGGTTGGCACATTCCTAAAAGAAAAGCATCTATCCTTCTGGGAATTACTTGTGTCTAATGGCTATAAAGGAGAGGAATTCACAAACTTTGAGAGCAATGTCTTAACCCAAGTAAAGGATTTCCTTGAGCAAAATGATCGCGAGACATCTCCGATGTTAGAGCTTTTAGAGGATTATTTAATTGAAGGACAACCATCTGCACGTAAAGAAGCTGCGATTGCTGCGGGTGCGATTCGCTATGGACAAGAAAAGGCGTTATTCGAGTCCCTATCCTTGACAGTAAAAGAAATCGCCGCGACGTTCGATATTTCTGCTTCCTCTCTTACAAAGTATTATCAAGATTTAAGTAATTATGCGGCTACTAAATAG
- a CDS encoding Dps family protein — MTQNLNKQLNKLVATWSVLYTKLHNYHWYVTGNAFFTLHAKFEELYNETTLNLDDTAERILSKEGKPVATLKEHLELSYVEEATGNETSEEMVATTISDFQKLMKALNSTMELAAEEGDDRTEDMLNAMYQSLEKHTWMLKAFLGK; from the coding sequence ATGACACAGAATTTAAACAAACAATTGAATAAGCTTGTAGCAACATGGTCTGTACTTTATACGAAATTGCATAATTATCATTGGTATGTGACAGGGAACGCCTTCTTTACACTGCATGCAAAATTTGAAGAATTATATAATGAAACAACCTTAAATCTCGATGACACTGCGGAGCGCATTCTTTCCAAAGAGGGTAAACCTGTTGCGACGTTAAAAGAGCATCTTGAGCTATCATATGTAGAAGAGGCAACAGGAAATGAAACATCCGAAGAAATGGTGGCAACAACGATTTCGGATTTCCAAAAATTGATGAAAGCATTAAACTCAACAATGGAGCTAGCTGCGGAGGAAGGGGACGACCGTACAGAGGATATGCTAAATGCCATGTACCAATCTCTAGAAAAGCATACGTGGATGTTAAAAGCCTTCCTTGGTAAATAA
- a CDS encoding C40 family peptidase — protein sequence MKKNKKYRWGWGIKLAALALSSSVLFSSLETASAATYTVKSGDSLWKIASQQGVSLQTLMSWNHLSSSTIYIGQKLNLNTTHSTVPKSPANLVQIAKQQLGVKYTFGGTKPSTGFDCSGYITYVYNNAGISTPRKTAAGFYNTAEKVSTPKVGDLVFFANTYKAGISHVGIYVGNNQMINASNSGVTIANINSSYWKKYFVGYGRL from the coding sequence ATGAAAAAGAATAAAAAGTATAGATGGGGATGGGGAATAAAATTAGCGGCACTAGCATTAAGTTCATCTGTACTTTTTTCATCGCTTGAGACAGCATCTGCTGCAACGTACACAGTAAAATCTGGTGATTCTTTATGGAAAATTGCTAGTCAACAGGGAGTTTCTTTACAAACATTAATGAGCTGGAATCATTTATCTTCTTCCACGATTTATATTGGCCAAAAGTTAAACCTTAATACGACGCACTCTACTGTACCTAAATCACCTGCCAATCTAGTACAAATTGCCAAACAACAACTTGGTGTTAAATATACATTTGGAGGAACGAAACCAAGCACAGGTTTCGATTGCTCAGGATACATCACCTATGTTTATAATAATGCGGGTATTTCAACGCCACGTAAAACGGCTGCTGGCTTTTACAATACGGCCGAAAAAGTAAGTACACCTAAAGTAGGTGATTTAGTATTTTTCGCAAATACATATAAAGCAGGCATTTCACATGTAGGTATTTATGTTGGTAATAATCAAATGATCAATGCAAGCAATAGTGGTGTGACGATTGCTAATATTAATAGTTCTTATTGGAAGAAGTACTTTGTAGGATATGGCCGTTTATAG
- a CDS encoding amino acid ABC transporter ATP-binding protein, producing MALIEVTNLKKSFDELEVLKRITFSIDKNDVIAVIGPSGSGKSTMLRSLIHLEEINGGSICVDGDYLVQDGQYPKQQEIKAITAKMGMVFQHFNLFPHLTVQQNLEMAPSLVKNESADDIARRCQDLLKKIGLADKAKAFPANLSGGQKQRVAIARALMMNPQILLFDEPTSALDPELTGEVLTVMKDLAEEHMTMIVVTHEMGFAREVANKVLFMDGGQIIEANHPEEFFNNPQHERTKAFLKKNLK from the coding sequence ATGGCGCTGATTGAAGTAACCAACTTAAAAAAATCCTTTGACGAGCTTGAGGTGCTCAAGCGAATAACTTTTTCTATAGATAAAAATGATGTAATTGCTGTAATCGGCCCTTCTGGATCAGGTAAAAGCACTATGCTCCGAAGCTTGATTCATTTAGAAGAAATAAATGGCGGTAGTATTTGTGTAGACGGTGATTACTTGGTGCAAGATGGTCAATATCCAAAGCAGCAGGAAATTAAAGCAATTACAGCAAAAATGGGAATGGTTTTTCAGCACTTTAACCTATTCCCACATTTAACGGTTCAACAAAACCTTGAAATGGCACCAAGCTTAGTAAAAAATGAATCTGCAGATGACATTGCTCGTCGCTGTCAAGATTTATTAAAAAAAATTGGACTTGCTGATAAAGCGAAGGCTTTTCCGGCCAATCTTTCTGGTGGTCAAAAACAACGTGTAGCCATTGCTCGTGCCCTTATGATGAACCCACAAATTTTATTATTCGATGAACCAACCTCTGCTCTTGATCCAGAACTTACAGGTGAAGTATTAACAGTTATGAAGGATTTAGCTGAGGAGCATATGACAATGATTGTGGTCACGCATGAGATGGGCTTTGCACGTGAAGTAGCGAACAAGGTGTTATTTATGGATGGTGGCCAAATTATAGAAGCTAATCATCCTGAAGAGTTTTTCAACAATCCTCAGCATGAACGAACAAAGGCTTTTTTAAAGAAGAATTTAAAATAG
- a CDS encoding ribonuclease HI family protein: MLEVYIDAASAGNPGPSGIGIFIKGEGHHIQISEFIGSANNHIAEFTALVRGLEEAQKLGSSLVSIRSDSKIVVASMEKEYVKNEEFKPFLEKALALADTFDLFFIKWVPDTQNKAADALARKAIQKEKN, translated from the coding sequence ATGTTAGAGGTATATATAGATGCTGCTAGTGCAGGAAATCCTGGTCCCAGTGGCATAGGTATATTTATTAAAGGTGAGGGCCATCATATTCAAATTAGCGAGTTTATAGGTTCTGCCAATAACCATATTGCTGAGTTTACAGCTTTAGTTCGTGGCTTAGAGGAGGCTCAAAAACTTGGTTCAAGCCTTGTCTCAATTCGTTCTGATTCAAAAATTGTTGTAGCCTCTATGGAAAAAGAATATGTGAAAAATGAGGAATTTAAACCATTTCTCGAGAAGGCATTAGCACTTGCAGATACCTTCGATTTATTTTTTATCAAATGGGTCCCTGATACTCAAAATAAAGCGGCCGATGCTTTAGCCCGTAAGGCCATTCAAAAAGAAAAAAACTAA
- a CDS encoding transposase, producing MREFPRVYLGKEEKLPTRLILYRFTKKEQQRQEYRIKRRAQTKPGQIKQKSKALSGISTLITNLPQEITAKEVVQLYRYRWQIELLFKTWKSDFKASYFRKMKQARWECHLYAELIILLISTLFSYQFRFYFWQEKQIILSERLTMRAIQPKIGILWRARDQPSWQSTLQEIERILFAIGRKRTTHKP from the coding sequence ATGCGCGAATTTCCACGTGTATATTTGGGGAAAGAGGAAAAATTACCAACGCGCTTGATTCTCTATCGCTTCACTAAAAAAGAACAACAACGACAAGAATATCGAATTAAACGACGTGCTCAAACTAAGCCTGGTCAAATTAAGCAAAAATCCAAAGCATTATCAGGCATTTCTACCTTAATTACGAATCTACCTCAAGAAATTACGGCTAAAGAAGTTGTACAACTGTATCGGTATCGTTGGCAAATTGAATTATTATTCAAAACATGGAAAAGTGATTTCAAGGCGTCCTACTTTCGAAAAATGAAACAGGCAAGATGGGAATGCCACCTCTATGCAGAACTAATTATTCTCTTAATTAGTACTTTATTTTCCTATCAATTTCGTTTTTACTTTTGGCAGGAGAAACAAATTATTCTGAGTGAACGACTAACCATGCGAGCAATCCAACCAAAAATAGGGATACTTTGGCGTGCTCGTGATCAACCGAGCTGGCAAAGTACCCTACAAGAAATTGAACGCATCCTGTTTGCGATTGGACGAAAGCGCACCACCCACAAACCCTAA
- a CDS encoding MFS transporter produces the protein MQHEENSKIWTKRFVSLFLTNISVFFVFYGLVTTLPLYAIGELHQTDKEAGLLLSGFLLSAIIVRPFSGKLLDVFGKKMLLVISIAGYFLCTVLYIFIHPFGLLLGLRFIQGIFFSIITTAAGSLAADIVPTKRKGAGLGYFTMSTNLAVVIGPFVGLLLIQYSSFNVLFIVMSICIVAGGILAATVNTDDLPKPVHQGKLTFKLNDLFERKALPIAAIASLVAFSYASVLSFLSVYAQQKGLMAIASLFYAVFAAAMLITRPYTGKLYDTRGPQFVIIPGIISFAIGLVMLAFVAGPVLFLSSAIFIGFGYGAVTTSLQALAVQSTALQRSGYATATYFTMFDLGIAIGSYILGIIAVQAGYGAVYLTGAGLLVVVFIIYLVRLAKIKTKHVAGDIRF, from the coding sequence ATGCAGCATGAGGAAAATTCAAAAATATGGACGAAGCGGTTTGTTAGTCTGTTTTTAACAAATATTTCAGTGTTTTTTGTTTTTTATGGGCTCGTAACGACCTTACCGCTTTATGCGATTGGTGAGCTTCACCAAACTGATAAGGAGGCAGGTTTATTACTATCAGGCTTTTTATTATCAGCTATTATTGTACGTCCCTTTTCAGGTAAATTATTAGATGTTTTTGGAAAAAAGATGCTTTTAGTTATATCAATTGCCGGCTATTTTTTATGTACAGTTTTATATATATTTATTCATCCATTCGGACTTTTACTTGGACTACGCTTTATTCAAGGAATCTTCTTTAGTATTATCACAACTGCAGCAGGTTCTTTAGCTGCGGATATTGTACCAACGAAGCGTAAAGGCGCAGGTCTTGGCTATTTCACTATGTCCACTAATTTGGCTGTCGTGATTGGACCATTCGTCGGCTTACTACTTATTCAATATAGTAGCTTCAATGTATTATTTATTGTGATGAGTATTTGTATAGTAGCTGGTGGCATTTTAGCTGCTACTGTGAATACAGATGATTTACCTAAACCTGTACATCAGGGGAAATTAACCTTTAAATTGAATGATTTATTTGAACGCAAAGCACTTCCTATAGCGGCTATAGCTAGCTTAGTTGCTTTTTCCTATGCGAGTGTTTTATCCTTTTTATCCGTGTACGCTCAGCAAAAAGGACTTATGGCCATCGCCAGTTTATTTTATGCAGTTTTTGCAGCAGCCATGCTAATTACAAGACCTTATACTGGTAAGCTTTATGATACAAGAGGACCGCAGTTTGTCATTATTCCTGGTATTATATCTTTTGCTATAGGGCTAGTTATGCTTGCCTTTGTGGCAGGACCAGTATTATTTTTAAGCTCAGCTATTTTTATTGGATTTGGCTATGGGGCAGTAACAACAAGCTTGCAAGCATTGGCCGTGCAATCAACGGCACTTCAACGTAGTGGTTATGCAACCGCAACATACTTTACAATGTTTGACCTTGGAATTGCTATAGGTTCTTATATTTTAGGTATAATAGCGGTACAAGCGGGCTATGGTGCTGTTTATCTAACCGGTGCAGGTTTACTAGTCGTTGTTTTTATTATCTATTTAGTGCGTTTAGCTAAAATAAAAACAAAACATGTAGCAGGGGATATACGATTTTAA
- the pepF gene encoding oligoendopeptidase F, producing MEVLPLRKDVPVEQTWDLKVLLENDADFEPVLAQLVEDALYFERNYQGTITDAQKVIEVLTAFEALEKSIVPIGTYASLTIQADHTDDVAQMRAAKFSTAVGKITSSLSFVRSELLSLDEEILKEASLLSPVYKIYLEDLLKRKPHQLQPEVEKVLAALNATFEAPYETYNTAKLVDMHFGEFEANGEKHPLSFVLYENGWEFEANTNVRRSAFKAFSNKLREYQHTTAKIYNTHIQQEKTMADLRGFDSVIDYLLFDQDVDRSLYNRQIDLITKELAPHMRRYAKLIQKANGIDNMTFADLKIALDPDYDPRLTMAEAKNYVENALAVLGQDYTNMIEKAFNERWIDFAPNKGKSTGAFCSSPYGSHPYILMSWNERMNEVFTLIHELGHAGHFANTHAHQSYFNSRPSLYFIEAPSTMNEMLLANYLLTHNEDLRFKRWVISNIVSKTYYHNFVTHLLEAAYQRKVYELIDAGEAVNATILNQLKRTVLEDFWGDTVDIIEGAELTWMRQPHYYMGLYPYTYSAGLTISTQVSQRILKEGDKAVEEWLAVLQAGGTKSPVELAQMAGVDVTTDQPLRETIAYIGHLIDELERLTVEMEAIKG from the coding sequence ATGGAGGTTTTACCATTACGAAAAGATGTGCCAGTAGAGCAAACGTGGGATTTGAAGGTTTTACTTGAAAATGATGCAGATTTTGAACCTGTTTTAGCGCAGCTTGTTGAGGATGCATTGTATTTTGAGCGCAACTATCAAGGTACAATTACAGATGCTCAAAAGGTCATTGAGGTTCTCACAGCTTTTGAGGCATTAGAAAAAAGCATTGTTCCAATTGGTACTTACGCTAGCTTAACAATACAAGCAGATCATACAGATGATGTAGCCCAAATGCGTGCTGCAAAGTTTAGTACAGCAGTCGGAAAAATAACTAGCTCACTATCTTTTGTCCGTAGTGAATTACTATCATTAGACGAGGAAATTTTAAAGGAAGCAAGTCTTCTTAGCCCTGTTTACAAGATCTATTTAGAGGATTTGTTAAAAAGAAAGCCCCATCAGCTACAACCAGAGGTGGAAAAAGTATTAGCTGCATTAAACGCTACTTTTGAGGCACCTTACGAAACATACAATACAGCAAAATTAGTGGATATGCATTTTGGAGAATTTGAGGCAAATGGTGAAAAACATCCTTTAAGCTTCGTTTTATATGAAAACGGCTGGGAATTCGAGGCAAATACAAATGTGCGCCGTTCAGCATTTAAAGCATTCTCGAATAAACTTCGAGAATATCAGCATACTACTGCCAAAATTTATAACACACACATTCAACAGGAAAAAACAATGGCTGATTTACGAGGCTTTGACTCAGTTATTGATTACCTATTATTTGATCAGGATGTCGATCGCTCACTCTACAATCGTCAAATAGACCTTATTACAAAAGAGCTTGCCCCACATATGCGTCGCTATGCTAAGCTAATTCAAAAAGCAAATGGTATCGATAATATGACATTTGCTGATTTAAAAATTGCCCTTGATCCAGATTATGATCCAAGGCTAACGATGGCTGAAGCGAAAAATTATGTTGAAAATGCGTTAGCGGTACTCGGTCAGGATTATACAAATATGATTGAAAAAGCGTTTAATGAACGTTGGATTGATTTTGCGCCAAACAAAGGAAAATCCACTGGTGCCTTCTGTTCAAGTCCATATGGAAGTCATCCATATATTTTAATGTCGTGGAATGAGCGTATGAATGAGGTCTTCACACTTATTCATGAGCTTGGACACGCTGGTCACTTTGCCAATACGCATGCCCATCAATCTTATTTTAATAGTCGTCCATCCCTATACTTTATCGAAGCACCATCAACAATGAATGAAATGCTACTAGCTAATTATTTATTAACGCATAATGAGGATCTTCGCTTTAAACGATGGGTTATTTCTAATATCGTGTCTAAAACCTATTATCATAACTTTGTCACACATTTACTGGAAGCAGCCTATCAACGAAAGGTATATGAATTAATTGATGCTGGTGAAGCTGTTAATGCTACAATTTTAAATCAATTAAAACGCACTGTTCTGGAAGATTTCTGGGGTGATACGGTCGATATTATCGAGGGTGCAGAGCTTACTTGGATGCGTCAGCCTCATTATTATATGGGCTTATATCCATACACATATAGTGCTGGTTTAACGATTTCTACTCAAGTATCTCAGCGTATATTAAAAGAAGGCGATAAGGCTGTTGAAGAATGGTTGGCTGTTCTTCAGGCTGGCGGTACAAAGTCACCCGTAGAACTTGCTCAAATGGCAGGCGTTGATGTTACAACAGATCAACCACTGCGTGAAACCATTGCTTATATTGGCCATCTTATTGATGAGCTGGAACGATTAACAGTGGAAATGGAAGCAATAAAAGGCTAA
- a CDS encoding amino acid ABC transporter permease, with protein MADYWQTMVLPMLEGAKMTVLLFFIAILVSIPLGFILTLAAKSRFKPLSWLAHTYIYVMRGTPLLLQLLLICFGLPMLPVIGEYLVLDRFVAACLGFILNYAAYFAEIFRGGLLAIDKGQYEAAQVLGLSKWQTTTRVILPQMFRVALPALSNESVTLIKDTALLYAVAVPELLHFAQTAVNRDFTIVPFFIAGAIYLAMTLVLTVLFKWLEKRFKFE; from the coding sequence ATGGCGGATTACTGGCAAACAATGGTTTTGCCGATGCTTGAAGGGGCTAAAATGACAGTATTACTGTTTTTCATCGCCATTCTTGTATCGATTCCACTTGGTTTCATATTAACATTAGCAGCAAAGAGCCGTTTTAAACCCCTCTCTTGGCTTGCACATACGTATATTTATGTCATGCGTGGTACACCACTATTACTACAGCTTTTATTGATTTGCTTCGGTTTACCTATGCTGCCAGTCATCGGCGAGTACTTAGTACTTGATCGATTTGTCGCAGCATGTCTTGGCTTTATTCTAAATTATGCTGCTTATTTTGCTGAGATTTTCCGAGGTGGATTACTGGCCATTGATAAAGGACAATATGAAGCAGCTCAAGTACTAGGTTTATCAAAATGGCAAACTACGACACGCGTTATATTGCCTCAAATGTTTCGAGTAGCTTTACCAGCCTTATCAAATGAATCGGTTACATTAATAAAAGATACAGCTCTCTTATATGCAGTCGCTGTACCAGAGCTACTGCACTTTGCACAAACAGCTGTTAATCGTGACTTTACAATTGTGCCGTTCTTTATTGCTGGTGCTATTTATTTAGCAATGACACTCGTTTTAACTGTGCTGTTTAAATGGTTAGAAAAACGCTTTAAATTTGAATAG
- a CDS encoding IS1182 family transposase, whose protein sequence is MYVTYSRREIEENRKFYEMMYDPSHQLVKMDQVMDWNFVSKQLEVFYPYSIGRPTKDPIMLVKILLIQYLEGFRSVRFTCKQVKQHATYRWFLGISPTEKIPDHSTISKFLSQRLQGVAFWEELFQHCLLSIHDEGFIANETWVADETELKANANKRVRNVQIEEKIIEEKEDDLTLINEHRARHGKKLLMTKEPKVEEKRTNSSPVDPEARLSVKHDERGRFAYFEHRIVDSLHNFIIATDVTAANVPGHRKLVGQVDQLKQLFGQYAKEIALDSGYYNAPLARRLFERKFFVYMSYRRFATKDHPNCRRYQFKQVNEDLYACPCGVPFYYKTTNRQGYHEFKPPKGSCQFCPFVKRENEDRVLRISIHQEIYNQLRGQRLSYRGKILRSVRPATVELSFAHSKELHGLRYARYRGVQKVKRQVLMTAIIQNLKKWTKLRSLKQIGLHLTHEIIEESV, encoded by the coding sequence ATGTACGTTACATACTCCAGAAGAGAGATTGAAGAGAATCGAAAGTTCTACGAGATGATGTACGACCCCTCGCATCAGTTAGTGAAGATGGATCAAGTGATGGACTGGAATTTTGTATCGAAACAATTGGAAGTTTTTTATCCATACAGTATTGGTCGCCCAACAAAAGATCCGATCATGTTGGTGAAAATCTTATTGATTCAGTATTTAGAAGGCTTTCGTTCAGTTCGTTTTACGTGTAAGCAAGTGAAGCAACACGCAACGTATCGCTGGTTTTTAGGCATTTCTCCTACAGAAAAAATTCCAGATCACTCAACCATCTCTAAGTTTCTTTCGCAACGTCTGCAGGGTGTGGCGTTTTGGGAGGAACTTTTTCAACATTGTCTTCTTTCCATTCACGATGAAGGATTTATTGCGAACGAAACATGGGTGGCAGATGAAACGGAATTAAAAGCGAATGCCAATAAACGGGTGCGTAACGTACAGATTGAAGAGAAAATCATAGAAGAAAAAGAGGATGATTTAACGCTTATTAATGAACACCGTGCGCGTCATGGGAAGAAACTTCTTATGACAAAAGAGCCAAAGGTAGAAGAAAAGCGAACAAATAGTAGCCCTGTGGATCCGGAAGCACGTTTGTCTGTTAAACATGATGAACGTGGGCGCTTTGCGTATTTTGAGCACCGTATTGTGGATTCGTTACATAACTTTATCATTGCGACAGATGTCACAGCTGCGAATGTACCAGGGCATCGTAAATTAGTAGGACAAGTGGATCAATTAAAGCAATTATTTGGGCAATACGCGAAGGAAATAGCGCTCGACTCAGGTTACTACAATGCCCCTCTTGCCCGAAGATTGTTTGAAAGGAAATTCTTCGTTTATATGTCTTATCGACGATTCGCAACGAAGGACCACCCGAATTGTCGCCGTTATCAGTTTAAACAGGTGAATGAGGATCTCTATGCCTGTCCATGTGGTGTACCATTTTATTATAAAACAACGAATCGACAGGGCTATCACGAATTCAAACCACCAAAAGGAAGTTGTCAATTCTGCCCTTTTGTAAAAAGGGAAAACGAAGACCGTGTGTTACGAATTTCGATTCACCAAGAAATTTATAATCAATTACGAGGGCAACGCTTGTCGTATCGGGGGAAAATCCTTCGTTCTGTACGTCCAGCCACTGTCGAACTTAGCTTCGCACATAGTAAAGAACTCCACGGTTTACGCTATGCGCGTTACCGTGGAGTCCAAAAAGTAAAAAGACAAGTTTTGATGACAGCCATCATACAAAACTTGAAAAAGTGGACCAAACTCCGCTCACTCAAGCAAATTGGTCTACACCTAACACATGAAATTATAGAAGAATCTGTTTAA
- a CDS encoding general stress protein produces MMNEQNPRIEVAHTKEEMFHILESMRLEGYRTEDILIIAKDANQFEDVKWDADVKTHEAGNWLDQFKSWFTGDTAVTEGLKRFDLTEGQTAYYAQLVEQGAIVLFAEHEDLVDPKTTTDYSEENRYRHDPLDPRLTAPESLAGETASQREERLKAEERMNEAEQLRRYL; encoded by the coding sequence ATGATGAATGAACAAAACCCAAGAATTGAAGTGGCACATACAAAGGAAGAAATGTTTCATATTTTAGAAAGTATGCGATTAGAAGGCTATCGCACAGAGGACATTCTTATTATTGCAAAGGATGCCAATCAATTCGAGGATGTTAAATGGGATGCTGATGTGAAAACTCATGAGGCAGGTAATTGGCTGGATCAATTTAAATCGTGGTTCACAGGTGATACAGCAGTAACAGAAGGCTTAAAGCGTTTCGATCTGACCGAAGGACAAACAGCATATTATGCGCAGCTAGTGGAGCAAGGAGCCATTGTTTTATTTGCAGAGCATGAAGATTTAGTTGATCCCAAGACAACTACAGACTATTCAGAAGAAAATCGTTACCGACATGATCCGCTAGATCCACGTTTAACAGCACCTGAATCATTAGCTGGTGAAACAGCTTCACAACGAGAAGAACGATTAAAGGCTGAAGAGCGAATGAATGAGGCAGAGCAATTAAGAAGATATTTATAG
- a CDS encoding zinc-finger domain-containing protein, producing MDKVTVMKDIDELHDTYCADCLVIKQLRKDRGKPGAHRFCIEACTVGERLQFLGDELLKVYSKKL from the coding sequence ATGGATAAAGTGACAGTTATGAAAGATATTGATGAACTGCATGATACGTATTGCGCGGATTGCTTAGTGATTAAGCAGCTGCGTAAAGATCGCGGAAAGCCAGGGGCTCATCGTTTCTGCATCGAGGCATGCACAGTGGGGGAGCGACTACAGTTTCTAGGAGACGAGCTTTTAAAAGTATATAGTAAAAAGCTGTAA
- a CDS encoding amino acid ABC transporter substrate-binding protein → MKRIFVLLFMLTAVMFALAACSSSEEKTSGTGTDKTTADNKSTDKEKLIIGIDDKFAPMGFRDDKNEIVGFDIDLARAAAEHMGVEAEFQPIDWKTKEVELISGRIDLIWNGYTINDTRKKQVLFTKPYLENAQAVMTLKESSIKELKDLAGKEIGLQSQSSAANALNANPIHKEIKTVTEFGDNVLALTDLKTGRVDAVIIDSVVAEYYMTKEPDTFKLLDESLAPEQYGVGVKPGNEALLEKLQAALDKMNEDGTSAEISTKWFGEDKVLK, encoded by the coding sequence ATGAAGCGAATATTCGTATTACTTTTCATGCTGACAGCCGTGATGTTTGCATTAGCAGCATGTAGTTCATCAGAGGAGAAAACAAGCGGAACAGGAACAGATAAAACAACTGCTGACAACAAATCCACTGATAAAGAAAAATTAATTATTGGTATTGACGATAAATTTGCACCAATGGGCTTCCGAGACGATAAAAATGAAATCGTTGGCTTCGATATCGACTTAGCTCGTGCAGCAGCAGAACATATGGGCGTAGAAGCAGAGTTCCAACCAATTGATTGGAAAACAAAAGAAGTAGAATTAATTAGTGGTCGTATCGATTTAATTTGGAATGGCTATACGATAAACGATACTCGCAAAAAACAGGTATTATTTACCAAACCCTACTTAGAAAACGCACAGGCTGTAATGACACTTAAAGAATCTTCTATAAAAGAATTAAAGGATTTAGCTGGAAAAGAAATTGGTCTTCAATCACAGTCTTCTGCAGCAAATGCACTAAATGCAAATCCAATTCACAAAGAAATTAAAACAGTTACTGAATTCGGAGATAATGTTTTAGCATTAACAGATTTAAAAACAGGTCGAGTAGATGCAGTTATTATCGATTCAGTTGTAGCTGAATATTATATGACGAAAGAGCCTGACACATTCAAATTGTTAGATGAGTCATTAGCACCTGAGCAGTATGGGGTTGGTGTCAAGCCTGGCAATGAAGCATTATTAGAAAAACTTCAAGCTGCATTAGATAAAATGAATGAGGATGGCACTTCCGCTGAAATCTCTACAAAATGGTTTGGGGAAGATAAGGTTTTAAAATAA